The Musa acuminata AAA Group cultivar baxijiao chromosome BXJ2-2, Cavendish_Baxijiao_AAA, whole genome shotgun sequence genome contains the following window.
ATGGATTTAGACGAGAACTGCATCTGCTACGTGACATGTCCACCCAAAATTTTCGGTGACATGACATCAGTCCCTCAAAATTCTTGATCCAACTATAGTGTTTTCAGACTCAGCCATGACTTGGCCACTCCTCTTTCAAGAAAACATGCCATTGCTTTTGGGATATTTTCAACGAATTTCTACTTTAATTTTCCTTTCCAAAAGAGAATGAAACCACTATGCCAAGTACAAACATCAGTTTCTATCATATACTTCCTGTGAGAAGGTAGATGGAGATGTAGAATCAAAATTTTCAATCCAGTAAACACTTTGTGAGTCACTGCAGCTGGTACTTCAGGGTTTTATTTTAGTCATTTTTTGATCCTGACATGTGCCTCACCAGCTAATTTTCTTCTCTGTTGTATTAAGGAAACATAGTACTGCATATCTACTCAAAATCAGCTGGTGCCGAAGGGGTGGGAACAAATAAATCTTGTCGAGGAACAAAGGAAAATGAAGAGTTTTCTTGGAAAGTGTGTATGTTGAAACTTGAAACGGTTCTACATTTGAGACTTTGTGGAAATGGTGCTCAAGGATTTGCCGAATTCTCTCGGTAGAAACCTCCCCTTCTTTTATCAGAAGACTGTATTATCAAGATCTGGATCATGTTATGTTGTTCTTGAAAGGAAAAAGAGCTAGGCTATTGGATATATAGCAATATCAAGGGTGCTGTACTCTTGGAAACACCATGATATACTCGATGAGGAAATCTCTAATTATTGTATTTTCATTTATCTCTAACAAGTAATCCAGTTGCCTatacaaaaagaagggaaaaggggGGAAAGATCTGTCGGAGCAAGCTAGAAAGTTTTTAGATCTGACCTTGGATAAAATCTCTCCCTGGAAGCAGGATTCCAAGACGTCCACTGAGACGATTGCGCCGGAAATTGCTCCAATCCCAGCACCTCGGAACAGGCCAGTCTCTGTAGTTTGGCCCTTGACTGCACCTGATATCAACCCAACCAAGGATCCACCTGCATGCAACTAGCAAGCTGTCGATGAACGGAAGAAAAACGAAAAAACAACAATTCTAGGATGAAGGAGCTGTTTGCATGAACTCAAGCTTTTTTTCCTACACTATTTATTTTGAGCTCTGATTAGTCTCCTTTattctcttcttttgtttttaCAGAAATTTTTCAAGAACTATTCTTTCATTTACATCTGCAAATAGACATGACTAATATTGTTTAACTGAGGAAAAAGAGAGTAAGATACAGATAATGAGGTCTTACACAAAGCAAAGGTGCAAGTAAGGACAGCGAAGGCTACTTTCCTCACAATTTTCACGCAGAGAAGCCAGTGTTCAAAACCGGAGTGCTTCCACCATAAACCCTCCATTGTGTGTGGTTTTAGACCTTCAAGACTGTGATTAGACGAAGCATTCACAGGGGAAGAATTTATAGAGACGAAGAAAGCAAACAAGGCCAAAATGGATCCATGGGAGGAGATGAGGCATTTAATATCTGACAGATACTGCATGTGCGAGAGGCGACATGTACATCCTATACCAAATACTGGCGTGGTTTCTTCTCGCAGTCTATCTATCAGGAGAGTAGATGAGCATTAGAAAACTTAAAAGACCAGGAGGCCAAAACGGTGGGCTGGCACCGAATCTGAATTGGTGTGCGAGATAAGACATTTTTTGAGGCAGATGTTGCCATATCAAGCGGCGCCTTCAATGCCGTTTGCAACGGTGGAAGGAGACTCGGCAGCTGCGGGCAGATGCAAGTACCAAGAATGgttcttggagaaggcggcagtaAACTTCACAGGTACGCATGCTTCAAATGGTATCCTTCTACGTTGGTAGCGAGCCCACAATTATTTTTGGATGCCTCCGACGTAAATACCTGCACAGAGTTAGTTGAAGGGTAAGCGGCAGACTTGGCTGTTCTTGTATGAATTCACTTCTGCTGCAACCTTTGGGTCATAGAGGAAGAACCCAGTTAGTATTCTTCTACTTTGCTAAATGTTTCTGGACCTGGCAAGCAGCTACTTTTGTATCTATCTATGTACATCTTGTTCCCTTGATGAGATGGACCTTCCCTTAATTTACAATGGAGGAATCTAAAGCTGTATCCCCatactttttctttctttattactgataacTACAAATAATTTTGAGGCTTGCAACTTCTAGCAGCCCTAATCAAACTGTGTCTACTGCATGAACATGAAGCTCTTCATGTATTACAGATATGAGCCACCAGGAACCACTAGTCAAGGACGAAGAGCTCAATAACTATGTGCATCGATCTGTCCTTTGCCAGGTAGTAATCCAAGAAAGCTACACTTTTAGACAATAGATTCAGTGGATTTTGGCATCACTAAGCACCGAAAGAAGCTTCAGTGTATGCAATGGGGCAGAGGCATTCGCTTGGTGAACCTCTCTCACCATCACAAGAAAATAATTCCCCGGGGATATCACAGTAGAAAACTAATATTTTTGGGATCGTGCACATTCCGTGCACCACAGAGTTGACTTCAGCATCGTTTGTCACTCATGATTATGCCTTCCACTACAAACCCACAAAGCTTTGATACATCCGAAACGAATGAAAGAAGATGAGTGGCAGAAGAGGTGGAAGAGTCCTACCCGTATCTACCGCAGCCACAAAGAAGGGATCCAACATCAGGTGCATGGACAATGAGctcagggaggaggaagaaagataAATTCCTTTAAACAGCAGTATCCCTGCCTTCTCTCAATCACACTCGCATTTAGTAATAAAGAGTTCCACCTAAACTTCAATTCAATTTCAATCAAATCAAACAAAAATCAAGTCTAATTTCGAGCACAAAAATCATATTTAAATTAGCTCTAAATCTTAAAAGTATTAAGACTCTTTTAAATCGTAACCTAATTATGACTCTATCCCTATCTCATCTATATAAAAGGAGGCAAGCCCTATCTAAAACATTTTCATATCAATTCAATCTCAATCCTAGTAGGACTAGGATCATGATAATCCCTAACCAATTAGGACAACCTCCAATAGAAAACTCCTACGATTACAAGGAACTAAAGATAAGTTCTAATCATATTAGGTCTTTAGATGCCATCAATTCTATAAATCTAAGGATTTGTAGTCCCTATAAAGCCTCTTGAAAGTAATATAAGTGGTGCCTCCTCTTAAATTCTTAactgagaagaaaagaaaaaaaagagataaagCAAGTTCGATGGTCATTTTTCTTACTTGCAATGTAGAGGTCTTTTTTGAGTTACTATCAAATGCAACCAAATAGCAATTTTAATCAATCTTAGCCTATCAACTTATACCGAGCGCTAAAAGAAGAAGAATGTATACATCCATCGGTCAAACAAATAAAATGTCTCTTCCTTAAAAAAAGATGATCATAATATTGGTTCTTTTCCTATCAAACTTATTTATTATGGAACCATGAGTGTCTCATGCATGGGCACTCACCCATCATCCCATCTTCCTAATCTCGTTAAATGTGTATATAAATCATCCTTATTTGATCCAAGCACTATCAAATtgagattaatattattttttcttcgACATTTGGCTCAACATTGAAAGCAAACAATTTGTCCTCCAAACTCCACACGGCCAAAGGACTTCTTCACTAACCACGTAAAGAattctccttttcttttgttctttttttttagaaAGAGGGATAAAAGTAGAAAAAAGAGTGCTACAGCATTTGGCCCGGTTCGGGTCGGTTCAATCTCAACCGAAGAAGCCGGTCTGGCTCCAGACTGTGTCGCGGACCCGGCTCATGTCCCGGCCTTTCAGTGTCCTCCCCACACCCTCCAACACCGAAGTGGCCATGCTCTTCCCCTGCGCCCGCGCTAGGTACTCATGCGGCGGAAGCCACTCCCCGTCCGCTTCCTCTGCCTCCTCCCGATCCGGCAAAGGCCCTTCCCAATCGGACCGGAGCGACCGCGACCAGGCCGGCACATCCACGGGCGCCGACGACAACGACGACACCCGGTGCCGCCCCCGCGACACCAGCTGGGAAGCCGCCGGCCCCCAGCATGCGTCCTCCAAGGCGAGCGAGAGGCCGCTGACTTGCCGGTCGTCCAATCGACGGGATCGGCCCCTCCGCCGGCCAGGATCACGCTCGTCTTCGTCGGCGGCGGCGTGGAAGGCGGGCCAAACATCATCCTCCGCGATGTCGGGGAGGTCGGAGGCGCCGCCACCCGGGTGGCCGCTCCCGCCTCCGCCGCAGAAATGGGCAGGCGCCGCAAAGAGCCGCTCCGCCCCATGCCTCCTCTCCTTGGTCATAACGGCCTCGCCCGTCCACCCGCCTCGACGAAGCGCACGTGGCGAGCGCAGACAGGCCCGACGGACGGTGAGGTACCGCCACATGGTCGCGAGAGAAGGTGGCGTCGTTATATATAGCGCAAGCCATCGGTTTCGCGCTCGTTTCATTTGAGGTTGGTTTCATTTCGCCGGCTGTTTGGTGGTTCCTACTCGGCGCCGGGACCCGCATCATTCCATCCTACGATAACGTCCAAACTGGTGCGCCTACATCCACGTGGGTACTTGGTGGGGTGGACCAACTAGTGGTCGGGCCGACGCTTATCCATCATTTACAATGCCTACAAAGGTTCTTAAGCTAATGTTTAAACTAAATCACCATATCATTCACCTATCATCTCTCATAATCACTAGTCAATTTTATAGTATATTGCATCATTCCATCCTATGATAACTTCCAAACTGGTGCGCCTACATCCACGTGGGTACTTGGGCGGGTGGACCAACTAGTGGTCGGGCCGACGCTTATCTTTCATTTACAATGCCTACAAAGGTTTTTAAGCTAATGTTTAAACTAAATCACCATATCATTCACTTATCATCTCTCATAATCACTAGTCAATTTTATAGTATATTGCATCATAACAAGAGATAGCCCACCTGCAcacgtacacacacacacacacaaaagaatCGTTATTGATCCGAGTTGTTTGCACCACCATGTGTGATCACCATTCAGAGTCTGATCAACAGTGATGCAATTGAAAAGAATAGGAAGGGACAAAATAAGCCACGACACAAATAGATAATGATGGTCACAATGTCTGGACAAGTTCCACATTACCCATGGATGACCAATCACGACAAAGTGACACGACCCAGTTAATTGAGTTAGCAGGGATGACACGAGGCAAATTGATGGATAATGAGACCTGATGGCATTCTATTGCACCATTGTGAACTAACGGATCCTGTTGGTAATTAGTGATTGGGTAATCTCTGAGATTAGTAGGTGTGTTAACATGGCAATCGGAACAAGAGGATTTTGGGTCAAGTGGGGCAGATTGGGCGGTggagagggaggggagggaggAAGACCAAGACCCCAAGGCCCACCTAGCTTTGTCCTCTGTGAACTAAACTAAAGGCCTCGACTGCCACACGGCTCAATAACCCGTCCCATCTCATCACAGTAGCCTGTCCTCTTTCTCCACCCAATGTTCCACTGCACCCAAGCGCAGATCTAGCTCTCGATCTGAGATTGTAGCAGATCGAGTTACCCCAACCCTCTCTCTCCAATCGAGTGAAGAGTATTGCCATGCGCAAAACAGATCAGCTAAATGGCAAAATGGAGATGACATGTAAACCATGAAAGACCAAGTCATGGTTTTACGGATCCTACCATATGCAACTAGGGAGACAAACTTTATTAAGAAATTAAATTGGTATATAGTATATATAGGAGTCTAACTACCATCAGTTTCGCTAGATGAACAATGAAACAACTGCAAGAACACGAAAGCTTGGAGAATAAGTAAATATGAGCAGCGGTTGCATCATAATATATATCTGTAGAACCTGCAGAATCTACATGTATGGCATATGTTTTTTCACCATGCATTGGATGGAGGAACAGTGTTTAGTTGGTACCTTGATGCGAGCTAGTATAACAGCCTCTTTTTGGTGACAGTGACCATCATGGACTGAAGCACTCCACCAGTGAACTCTCAGCAGCTGCTGGTCCCCCAGATTGCCTCTTCCTGCCAATATACTTGAGGCGATCCTCTGTGGGTCACATTGCCCAACACCACTGGAAGCCCGCACGGGGGGCCCAGTCTAGGAACTGCCATCCTGAGCGGGCCCCACGTCACAGAAGCTGGCCGTCAGGGTTGGAGCCAAGCAGGACGATGCAGTGGAAGCAGGGCTTTGGACACAATTATTCTGATGACCATCATGGACTGAAGCACTCCACCAGTGAACTCTCAGCAGCTGCTGGTCCCCCAGATTGCCTCTTCCTGCCAATATACTTGAGGCGATCCTCTGTGGGTCACATTGCCCAACACCACTGGAAGCCCGCACGGGGGGCCCAGTCTAGGAACTGCCATCCTGAGCGGGCCCCACGTCACAGAAGCTGGCCGTCAGGGTTGGAGCCAAGCAGGACGATGCAGTGGAAGCAGGGCTTTGGACACAATTATTCTGATTCTGATTTCTGAAATCAGAATCTGACCTGCTTCTGGACACAATTATTCAAACTCACCCAAAGCCCAGCTCCTTAGGGCTTTGACTGGGGCATTAGTGTGTACAGATGAATGTGACTGAAGTATTGTCATATACTCATGAATGTATATTGGTGCTGGCATGTGGGACAAATGATTCGAAGTGGGACTATGGTGCATGACAAAGGCTCCAAATTTTTCTCATGACATGTTCTAAGAGAGGACTTGGAAGGGGAATGTATAAGTGAATAATTGGTACCCATTGCAGTACTTCCCATTGGTACCCATCGTTGTTGGGTGATCAGCGCATTGGAGTTAGTGAAATAATTGTGCCTAGGAGGGTGAGCCATCCATGAAATAATATAACTCCACATAAGATGAACTTTAATAGCAAGCAGGAGACTTGTCTTTgaacctcaacaaagtaacaaaaGCATGTCTTCAACAACTCATAATATGATGATATGTTTATTCTAATAACGTCACATGATCATGGCATTGAAGAgcaattataacaaaaaaaaaaaaaagcaatcactcacctagaccaagtgacacggaagtgtctaatttactataatatgatatttttttcggcCAATAATGATGTCTTCTTTAACTCaactcattcaaatatgacagtaACTCaactcattcaaatatgacagcttATCAGTATATTCCCTACAAGTTAAAACTGTTTCAAGGTACTTTTCTTCgtgacaaaggaatacattaaaagaGTTGGGTAGTAGTTATAAACATGTCTTCATGATCAAagaatacattaaaggagttggttagtagctataaacacttaattttgaaatttcttatgcatgaagggttgtttcatgcactagtatttattttggtatttaggacttataaagaactttagaaaactgataatatcttggcagaagctctcttggagaactcccttaaactttgtatctcttggatgcgtccttgagtggtgagtcttttgatttatgttctgtatcctcgtttataatccttggggtgatgaatttctgtatccctttgtgattttaacttggtggtgaactatttttcgatcttctttaagttttattgtgagttcgtgccttttctattcaaaacactcattccagcaaatacaattgtactgcgacttttcttcaagagttcgttctttGTTTACTATGACATTTTCTATTTGAGAAACTATTGCATCGGTTTCCTTTCGAAATCCATTATGCATTTTACCCTCCCCGATATCACCAAGTAATAGTTATGTAACATTcctcatattttttaaattttataaaagctTTTTTGTAATGTAGagatctaaatataaatattagaa
Protein-coding sequences here:
- the LOC103975585 gene encoding NEP1-interacting protein 1 isoform X3, which codes for MQYLSDIKCLISSHGSILALFAFFVSINSSPVNASSNHSLEGLKPHTMEGLWWKHSGFEHWLLCVKIVRKVAFAVLTCTFALCGSLVGLISGAVKGQTTETGLFRGAGIGAISGAIVSVDVLESCFQGEILSKLDIFDSLLDGKIFREWVSPALLKAYQWQINATEPSYRDSSDIFDVNKDKGLLPNVIRKLPMFEISPKETIDSCGKTICCAVCLQCKLLLETKKLRRSPANLIPGFHQR
- the LOC103975585 gene encoding NEP1-interacting protein 1 isoform X1, with the translated sequence MQYLSDIKCLISSHGSILALFAFFVSINSSPVNASSNHSLEGLKPHTMEGLWWKHSGFEHWLLCVKIVRKVAFAVLTCTFALCGSLVGLISGAVKGQTTETGLFRGAGIGAISGAIVSVDVLESCFQGEILSKLDIFDSLLDGKIFREWVSPALLKAYQWQINATEPSYRDSSDIFDVNKDKGLLPNVIRKLPMFEISPKETIDSCGKTICCAVCLQDFINGEDARRLPICTHLFHVVCIDLWLVKHGSCPTCRQEVSGWS
- the LOC103975585 gene encoding NEP1-interacting protein 1 isoform X2 → MQYLSDIKCLISSHGSILALFAFFVSINSSPVNASSNHSLEGLKPHTMEGLWWKHSGFEHWLLCVKIVRKVAFAVLTCTFALCGSLVGLISGAVKGQTTETGLFRGAGIGAISGAIVSVDVLESCFQGEILSKLDIFDSLLDGKIFREWVSPALLKAYQWQINATEPSYRDSSDIFDVNKDKGLLPNVIRKLPMFEISPKETIDSCGKTICCAVCLQCKLLLETKKLRRSPANLIPGSFIKINFHVTNILIRNLHLTL
- the LOC135604841 gene encoding protein S40-5-like, with the protein product MWRYLTVRRACLRSPRALRRGGWTGEAVMTKERRHGAERLFAAPAHFCGGGGSGHPGGGASDLPDIAEDDVWPAFHAAADEDERDPGRRRGRSRRLDDRQVSGLSLALEDACWGPAASQLVSRGRHRVSSLSSAPVDVPAWSRSLRSDWEGPLPDREEAEEADGEWLPPHEYLARAQGKSMATSVLEGVGRTLKGRDMSRVRDTVWSQTGFFG